The nucleotide sequence TTGGTTTTCTTCCCAAAACTTTTTCTATATCATGGGTAATCTCCGCATTGTTGGGATTTCCAAGCACTTCAGAGAATAGATACTCTATAAGCCAAACAAAATCGGCAGGGACCCCTTGTTGTTTCATCACTTGGGTGTAGGCCGGTAAGGCAATAGGTGTAAATGCGATGTCCCTTCCAGTGGCATCCGAGATTTCTTGGATCACTTCCTTAAAAGTAAGCTGCCTAGGCCCTGTAAGCTGATAAATTTTTCCATTGTGCTCCTCGCCCAACAAGGCTGCTACGGCCACATCGGCAATATCATCGGTATCCACATAGGGAACTTTGGCCTCTGCCTGTGGCAAGGCTACAAAACCTTCCAAAATGGGTTCCAAGAAAAAGCTTTCACTAAAATTTTGATTAAACCAACTGGCCCGAACAATGGTGTAATCCAATCCTGAATGTATCACCACCTGTTCACACAGTTCGGCTTCCCTTTCTCCCTTTCCCGACAAAAGAACCAACTTTTTTACATTGCTTTGTTTCGCTTTTTTGGTTAACTCCTCAATGGCTTCCAAAGCTCCGGGAACGGCCAAGTCTGGCTGAAATGTAATATATACTTTATCCATTCCTTCCATGCTTTGAGACCACGT is from Arenibacter algicola and encodes:
- a CDS encoding NAD(P)H-binding protein; the encoded protein is MENMNNILVIGATGKTGQKVVKRLSEAGHNVRIGSRSATPAFDWENPETWSQSMEGMDKVYITFQPDLAVPGALEAIEELTKKAKQSNVKKLVLLSGKGEREAELCEQVVIHSGLDYTIVRASWFNQNFSESFFLEPILEGFVALPQAEAKVPYVDTDDIADVAVAALLGEEHNGKIYQLTGPRQLTFKEVIQEISDATGRDIAFTPIALPAYTQVMKQQGVPADFVWLIEYLFSEVLGNPNNAEITHDIEKVLGRKPKDFSDYVKETAATGIWNSPSLLIAGSDTGKELLKP